Proteins co-encoded in one Macrobrachium rosenbergii isolate ZJJX-2024 chromosome 54, ASM4041242v1, whole genome shotgun sequence genomic window:
- the LOC136834925 gene encoding sulfotransferase 1E1-like produces MSSQELPTKFEELSEEELSKMTIRRATGEKRLVRCTPGGILLPYAFVKLARGFHDFQFRSGDVVVSTFPKSGTVWMGEILWAMTHFDRLAAMDTSAINGRSYFFDLDFLHPSSSSDYSPLIAAFQEKCPGGQVDEGIMLQLANADEGRRVIKTHLQFSFFNDSLLSKSKVVYVARNPKDACVSLHYFLSQKLDTVVEGGFPATAETFMKNGMTFAPYWGHLQQAWKLKDHPNVHFVFYEDLKADVMAELGKLNGFLGLDLKEDQLEKVAEATSFENMRKRDLEKPLTKMEGSFFRKGVVGDWKNLATPELDAQMDRWIAENSKDMGIQFRYS; encoded by the exons ATGAGCTCCCAAGAGCTCCCTACGAAATTTGAGGAGCTGAGCGAGGAAGAGCTCTCCAAGATGACGATTCGCAGGGCCACTGGGGAGAAGCGGCTCGTCAGGTGTACCCCAGGGGGAATTCTGCTTCCTTATGC ATTCGTCAAACTCGCGAGGGGTTTCCACGACTTCCAGTTCCGGAGCGGCGACGTGGTCGTCTCGACGTTCCCGAAGAGCGGGACCGTGTGGATGGGCGAGATCCTGTGGGCCATGACCCATTTCGACCGCCTCGCCGCCATGGACACCTCCGCCATCAATGGCAGGTCTTACTTCTTCGATCTG GATTTCTTACACCCTTCAAGCAGCAGCGACTACTCGCCCCTAATCGCGGCATTCCAGGAGAAGTGCCCGGGAGGTCAGGTCGACGAGGGCATCATGTTGCAGTTGGCCAACGCAGATGAGGGCCGCAGGGTCATTAAGACTCATCTGCAGTTCAGCTTCTTCAATGACAGTTTGCTCTCCAAGAGTAAG GTAGTCTACGTTGCTCGCAATCCCAAAGATGCGTGCGTTTCTCTCCACTACTTCTTGAGTCAGAAGCTGGACACAGTCGTCGAGGGTGGGTTCCCAGCCACTGCTGAGACTTTCATGAAAAACGGCATGACCTTCGCACCCTACTGGGGTCACCTGCAACAAGCGTGGAAACTGAAGGATCACCCTAATGTCCATTTTGTTTTCTACGAAGACTTGAAGGCTGACGTCATGGCGGAGCTGGGAAAACTGAACGGGTTCCTCGGGTTGGATCTTAAGGAAGATCAGCTGGAAAA AGTCGCTGAAGCGACAAGCTTCGAAAACATGCGAAAGAGGGATCTGGAAAAGCCCCTCACCAAGATGGAGGGGAGTTTCTTCCGCAAAGGAGTCGTCGGGGACTGGAAAAACTTGGCAACTCCAGAACTCGATGCACAGATGGACCGGTGGATCGCGGAAAACTCCAAAGATATGGGCATTCAATTTAGATACTCGTAG